TGCCTATTTTTCCGGCACCAAGCTGCGCTGGATGCTCGACAACATCGAAGGCGCGCGCGAGCGCGCGCAGCGCGGCGAACTGGCCTTCGGCACCGTCGACAGCTGGCTGATCTGGCAGCTGACCGACGGCGCGCGCCATGTCACCGACGTCTCCAACGCGTCGCGCACGATGCTGTTCAACATCCACCGCTTCGAGTGGGACGACGCGCTGCTGGCGCTGCTCGACATCCCGCACGCGCTGCTGCCCGAGGTGGTGCCCTCCAGCGGCGAGGTCGCGCGCACCGCGGCGCGGCTGTTCGGCATGCCGATCCCGATTGCCGGCATCGCCGGCGACCAGCAGGCCGCCACCTTCGGCCAGGCCTGCCTGGTGCCGGGCATGGCCAAGAACACCTACGGCACCGGCTGCTTCCTGCTGATGAATACCGGCGCGCAGCCGGTCACGTCGCGCAACCGGCTGCTGACTACCATCGGCTGGCAGTACCGCGGCCAGACCCAGTATTGCCTGGAGGGCGGCGTGTTCATGGGCGGCGCCACCATCCAGTGGCTGCGCGACGGCCTCAAGATCATCCAGAGCGCGCCCGAGGCCGAGGCGCTGGCGCGCCAGTGCGACGACAGCGGCGGCGTGGTGCTGGTGCCGGCCTTTGCCGGGCTCGGCGCGCCGCACTGGGACGCGTTTGCGCGCGGCACGCTGGTCGGCATGACGCGCGGCACCGGCCGGCCGCAGATCGCGCGCGCGGCGCTGGAATCGATCGCGCTGCAAAGCGTGGACGTGCTCGAGGCCATGCAGAAGGACGCCGGCATCGCGCTGGCCGAGCTGCGCGTGGACGGCGGCGCATCGCGCAGCGACCTGCTGATGCAGATGCAGGCCGACCTGCTCGGCACCCCGGTG
This Cupriavidus nantongensis DNA region includes the following protein-coding sequences:
- the glpK gene encoding glycerol kinase GlpK, yielding MNQPAAQAQRPAPSHLPAEPQYVLALDQGTSSSRAILFDHAGNVVRLAQREFRQYYPHPGHVEHDPYEIWQSQLAVAHTVLADAGIGAAQVRAIGITNQRETTVLWDRKTGEPVGRALVWQDRRTAPMCEALQAAGHGELFREKTGLVIDAYFSGTKLRWMLDNIEGARERAQRGELAFGTVDSWLIWQLTDGARHVTDVSNASRTMLFNIHRFEWDDALLALLDIPHALLPEVVPSSGEVARTAARLFGMPIPIAGIAGDQQAATFGQACLVPGMAKNTYGTGCFLLMNTGAQPVTSRNRLLTTIGWQYRGQTQYCLEGGVFMGGATIQWLRDGLKIIQSAPEAEALARQCDDSGGVVLVPAFAGLGAPHWDAFARGTLVGMTRGTGRPQIARAALESIALQSVDVLEAMQKDAGIALAELRVDGGASRSDLLMQMQADLLGTPVVRPRVTETTALGAAYLAGLATGYWSDPVQIAQQWQVERRFEPNLSADQRGHRLARWHRAVERARDWAREDDAGAEHG